In Betaproteobacteria bacterium, one genomic interval encodes:
- the prsT gene encoding PEP-CTERM system TPR-repeat protein PrsT: MRCSLDKRPFRSKFIATALQLLIALALVSCGGANPDQQLEAAKARAAKGELAAAVIELKSLLQEHPEHAESRLYLGLIYSETGDYHGAEKELRRALELRIEPARVLPTLGKVLVLQGDARKVLAEISADATQEPEALAGILAARGLAHIALRQPGEARASFDKALALKTDHVDARLGNARLLAGEGNIEDALGEVDRALVTAPKSTEGLMLRADLFRAGRRMDDARSAYLSVVENHPGHVEALLALTSLAIATGKLDEANGHVASVRKAAPGNAMASYFEALIHFRKGDFKAARDAIGSVLKVAPKHLPSVLVGGAVEFALGSQELAQSRLRYVLERAPANAYARRLLIASYARAGQTHKALELLNPVLKKGTKDPAILALAGEVHMQLNDYERAKKFFEQAAALDPKNAAMRTGLGLSQLAAGDVDAATAELQSASALDGDRYHADVLLISTHLQRRQYAQALKAARALESKQPSNPMTYNLLAAAYIGSNDIPAARRSLEKSLALQPGYTPAALNLAQLDLQEGNKAAARKRFEDMIARDRSNVQAYIALASLGPRIDAKPSEIQAWLEAARREGPGTIQPLVMLARFYLQSGEPKKALELMEQALIGAPDNPEVLELTGQVQLAAGEKNRALATFSKWGTIQPASAQAAFRMAIAQLANEDSTAATNSLRRALSNRPEFPEAQVMLADVAARNGRRDEALKIAQELQRQNTKSPVGWIVEGDILMLEKRFGHAVTAYQKAYSLSKSGPIAMKLHSALVQEGKSNEGESKLKEWLKFKPDDVPVRLYLAEHYLKGMQYQKAIGEYEFLLSNYPENLVVLNNLAWCYQQTKDARAVEIAGKALRLEPENAAVIDTMGWILVEHGDVQRGVELLRKASALAPKTPQIRYHYAQGLAKAGERTKAKEELERLLLDFPKFPGSGEAMKRLADLRGR; this comes from the coding sequence ATGCGCTGCTCCCTCGACAAACGGCCTTTCCGGTCCAAGTTCATCGCGACGGCTCTTCAATTGTTGATTGCCCTCGCACTGGTCTCGTGCGGAGGCGCCAACCCGGATCAACAACTTGAGGCTGCAAAGGCGCGAGCTGCCAAAGGCGAGTTGGCTGCTGCCGTGATCGAGTTGAAGAGCCTGCTGCAGGAGCACCCGGAGCACGCCGAGTCGCGTTTGTACCTGGGCCTGATATACAGCGAGACGGGCGACTATCACGGCGCGGAAAAGGAGTTGCGCCGTGCGCTGGAATTGCGCATCGAGCCCGCGCGCGTGCTGCCGACGCTTGGCAAAGTGCTCGTGCTACAGGGCGATGCCCGGAAAGTTCTGGCCGAGATCTCTGCCGACGCCACGCAGGAGCCGGAGGCACTCGCTGGAATTCTCGCCGCACGAGGACTGGCGCACATCGCGCTACGCCAGCCCGGCGAAGCCCGTGCCTCGTTCGATAAGGCTCTGGCGCTCAAGACCGATCACGTCGACGCGCGCTTGGGGAATGCGCGATTGCTTGCAGGAGAAGGCAACATCGAAGACGCGCTCGGCGAGGTCGATCGCGCTCTGGTCACAGCGCCCAAGTCCACAGAAGGGCTCATGCTCAGAGCCGACCTGTTTCGCGCGGGCAGACGCATGGACGACGCGCGCTCGGCATATCTATCGGTGGTAGAGAATCATCCGGGTCACGTCGAGGCATTGCTCGCTTTGACATCCTTGGCTATCGCTACGGGCAAGCTCGACGAGGCAAATGGGCATGTCGCCAGCGTGCGCAAGGCTGCCCCCGGCAATGCAATGGCTTCATATTTCGAGGCCTTGATCCATTTTCGCAAAGGCGATTTCAAGGCGGCGCGCGACGCGATCGGTTCAGTCCTCAAGGTCGCGCCCAAGCATCTTCCCAGTGTGCTGGTCGGTGGGGCAGTCGAATTCGCCTTGGGCTCGCAAGAGCTTGCGCAAAGCCGGCTCAGGTACGTGCTCGAGCGGGCCCCAGCCAACGCGTATGCGAGGCGCCTACTGATCGCGTCTTATGCGAGGGCTGGCCAAACGCACAAGGCACTGGAGCTGCTCAACCCCGTCCTCAAGAAAGGCACCAAGGATCCAGCGATCCTCGCGTTGGCAGGCGAAGTCCACATGCAGCTGAATGACTACGAGCGGGCGAAGAAGTTTTTCGAGCAGGCTGCTGCGTTGGACCCGAAGAATGCGGCCATGCGCACCGGCTTGGGGTTGAGCCAGCTCGCCGCTGGCGACGTCGATGCGGCGACGGCGGAACTGCAGTCTGCATCCGCGCTCGATGGAGACAGGTATCACGCGGACGTGCTACTCATTTCGACCCATCTGCAGCGCCGCCAGTATGCGCAGGCATTGAAAGCGGCGCGGGCGCTCGAATCCAAGCAGCCCAGCAACCCGATGACCTACAACCTGCTCGCGGCGGCTTACATCGGAAGCAACGACATACCGGCAGCGCGGCGCTCGTTGGAAAAGTCGCTTGCCCTGCAGCCCGGCTACACGCCGGCCGCCCTGAACCTGGCGCAACTCGACCTCCAGGAAGGCAACAAAGCGGCCGCACGCAAGCGCTTCGAGGACATGATTGCCAGAGATCGATCCAACGTCCAGGCCTACATTGCGCTTGCTTCGCTCGGCCCGCGCATCGACGCCAAGCCGAGCGAGATCCAGGCCTGGCTGGAGGCGGCGCGACGCGAGGGGCCCGGGACCATCCAGCCGCTGGTGATGCTCGCGCGATTCTACCTCCAGTCAGGGGAACCCAAGAAGGCGCTAGAGCTGATGGAACAGGCTTTGATCGGTGCGCCGGACAATCCCGAGGTACTTGAGCTCACGGGCCAAGTTCAACTTGCGGCCGGGGAGAAAAATCGCGCGCTGGCGACGTTTTCCAAGTGGGGCACGATCCAACCGGCGTCTGCCCAGGCAGCGTTCAGGATGGCGATTGCACAGCTGGCCAATGAGGATTCCACCGCGGCGACCAATTCTTTGCGAAGAGCACTATCGAATCGACCTGAGTTCCCGGAAGCCCAGGTGATGCTGGCCGACGTGGCAGCGCGTAACGGTCGTCGGGACGAGGCGCTGAAGATCGCACAGGAATTGCAAAGACAGAATACAAAGTCGCCAGTAGGTTGGATCGTAGAAGGTGACATCCTCATGCTCGAAAAGCGATTCGGGCACGCGGTGACGGCTTATCAGAAAGCGTACTCCCTCTCCAAGTCGGGACCGATTGCGATGAAACTGCACTCGGCCTTGGTGCAGGAGGGGAAGAGTAATGAAGGGGAAAGCAAGCTTAAGGAGTGGCTGAAGTTTAAACCCGACGATGTCCCTGTTCGCCTGTACTTGGCGGAACACTATCTTAAAGGCATGCAGTATCAGAAGGCGATCGGGGAGTACGAATTCTTGCTCTCCAACTATCCAGAAAATCTGGTCGTACTGAACAATCTTGCATGGTGCTATCAACAGACAAAGGATGCCCGAGCGGTTGAGATCGCAGGGAAGGCACTCAGGCTGGAACCAGAGAATGCGGCGGTGATCGATACAATGGGGTGGATATTGGTGGAACATGGTGATGTTCAAAGGGGGGTCGAGCTCTTGCGAAAAGCCTCAGCGCTTGCACCCAAGACCCCGCAGATACGTTATCACTATGCCCAAGGTTTGGCGAAAGCGGGTGAGCGCACCAAGGCCAAGGAAGAGTTAGAGCGCCTCTTGCTCGATTTTCCGAAGTTTCCTGGAAGCGGAGAAGCGATGAAGCGACTTGCCGACTTGCGTGGTCGCTGA
- the prsT gene encoding PEP-CTERM system TPR-repeat protein PrsT — protein MRLVMSRAVWLAFCLVLTSTITSGCTKSPAQLMESAKQREAKADLAGAIVDLKAGIQQEPNNGTMRFALGRLHNAEFDGASAEKELRKAHELGTIEGGRVMGELARALRAQSKYKTLLSDVRTSSAFEAPQLATIFSLRGIAHLGLGERADARKALEEARRLSPESPEVQLLDAQLHVADANIAGAEAIVDGVLNNHPKNFEALAYKARILRDQGKQAEALKSYDRMLAIHPKHLQALMNRSSILIAQGKLADAKKDLDVLTKTYKGLPQPTIQRGVWQLASGHAREAIELAQLALKFEPEPMPAVLLAGLAHLANGSPRQAEAFLARYLSVLPNNATARRALADALIRQNQGTKALEILGPLLETGRQDSTAYALAGEAVAQAGNLKQATQWYEKAAAIAPGDMKLAVRKALLRIGAGELDLGMVELADAVRMSKSATQADELLVLGYLERTRLDEAMAAVESMEARAPQSPLAANLRGLVSMAKGDRSGATAAFEKAMKLQPAFYPAAKNLAQLDLINGKPDLARKRFDVVLSADANNLPALLAKAEVEQAVGDMKESLKLLRRAAKAHPRVLEPRVRAVNVYLAQRDVQGAIEVAEEMLSASPDDPIALRLAANVQLRAGNANRALQALGRLTLVSPTPDSFLALAQAQVASERANDGESSLRKALQLQKDFVPAQTALSSLLMQRGRFEDAIQFARSIQAERPSAAIGFVLEGEVYEVQKRWDAAVAAYREAAKRQDISAIAVALYRVRSKSGDSNKALGELESWLAKNPQDRVVRHLVASAYLSAGDVKAAVKHFEALVKANERDADAFNGLAWASFQLKDPQAIQFAESAFKLDPRSPFVQDTLGWLLTQKGETNRGLELLRAASKALPQNSDVRYHLAVALVGTGDRTEARKELESALAAKGEFSTRQEAKALLASLN, from the coding sequence ATGCGTTTAGTGATGTCGCGCGCGGTATGGCTAGCGTTTTGTCTTGTGCTGACTTCCACCATCACAAGCGGTTGCACCAAGTCGCCTGCTCAGCTCATGGAGAGCGCGAAGCAACGTGAGGCCAAGGCCGACCTCGCGGGGGCAATCGTGGACCTGAAGGCGGGCATCCAGCAGGAACCGAACAATGGAACGATGCGATTCGCCCTGGGCCGCCTGCATAACGCGGAGTTCGACGGCGCTTCAGCGGAGAAGGAATTGCGCAAGGCGCATGAGCTTGGAACCATCGAAGGTGGACGAGTGATGGGCGAGCTTGCTCGCGCGCTGCGAGCGCAATCGAAGTACAAGACACTTCTCTCGGACGTTCGCACTTCCTCGGCGTTCGAGGCACCGCAACTTGCAACGATTTTCTCGCTTCGTGGCATCGCCCATCTCGGATTGGGCGAGCGCGCAGACGCGCGCAAGGCGCTCGAAGAGGCGAGGCGGCTTTCCCCGGAGTCTCCCGAGGTTCAGTTGCTCGATGCACAACTGCATGTCGCCGACGCCAATATTGCCGGAGCTGAAGCCATTGTGGACGGCGTTCTGAACAATCACCCGAAGAACTTTGAGGCACTGGCGTACAAAGCCCGAATTCTTCGTGATCAGGGCAAACAAGCCGAAGCGTTGAAGTCCTACGACAGAATGCTTGCGATTCACCCCAAGCATCTTCAGGCCTTGATGAATCGATCGTCGATTCTCATTGCTCAAGGCAAGCTGGCGGACGCAAAGAAGGATCTGGACGTGCTGACCAAGACGTACAAAGGGCTGCCGCAGCCGACCATCCAGCGCGGGGTTTGGCAACTTGCAAGTGGTCACGCGCGCGAAGCGATCGAGTTGGCTCAATTGGCGCTGAAATTCGAGCCGGAGCCGATGCCGGCGGTGCTGCTTGCAGGGCTCGCGCATCTCGCCAACGGCTCTCCCCGGCAGGCCGAGGCATTCCTGGCGCGATATCTCTCGGTACTGCCGAACAACGCCACAGCACGCCGCGCCTTGGCGGATGCGTTGATCCGGCAGAACCAAGGGACAAAGGCACTGGAAATCTTGGGGCCACTGCTCGAAACGGGACGTCAGGATTCCACTGCCTATGCGCTCGCCGGCGAGGCGGTCGCGCAAGCCGGAAATCTGAAGCAGGCAACCCAGTGGTATGAAAAGGCTGCAGCCATTGCGCCCGGAGACATGAAACTCGCCGTGCGGAAGGCATTGTTGCGGATCGGTGCGGGTGAGCTCGACTTGGGCATGGTCGAACTTGCCGATGCCGTGAGGATGAGCAAATCGGCTACTCAGGCCGACGAGCTTCTCGTTTTAGGTTACCTCGAAAGAACGCGCCTGGACGAGGCCATGGCAGCCGTGGAATCCATGGAGGCGAGGGCACCGCAGAGCCCGCTCGCAGCGAATCTGCGCGGACTCGTCTCGATGGCAAAGGGAGACAGGTCTGGGGCAACGGCCGCCTTTGAAAAGGCGATGAAGTTGCAGCCGGCGTTCTATCCTGCGGCGAAGAATTTGGCTCAATTGGATTTGATAAACGGCAAGCCGGACTTGGCGCGCAAGCGCTTTGACGTCGTACTGTCGGCGGACGCAAACAATCTGCCGGCGCTTCTTGCCAAGGCCGAGGTAGAGCAGGCGGTTGGCGACATGAAGGAAAGTCTCAAGCTGTTGCGAAGGGCAGCGAAGGCGCACCCCCGCGTGCTCGAACCCAGAGTGAGGGCGGTCAATGTCTATTTGGCGCAGCGCGACGTTCAGGGCGCAATCGAGGTCGCGGAGGAAATGCTGTCTGCCAGCCCGGATGATCCAATCGCACTGCGTCTTGCAGCGAACGTTCAACTGCGCGCCGGAAATGCCAACCGTGCTTTGCAGGCGCTGGGCCGCTTGACGCTGGTATCGCCGACGCCGGACTCGTTCCTCGCGCTTGCGCAGGCGCAAGTTGCTTCCGAACGCGCGAATGACGGAGAGTCAAGCCTCAGGAAGGCGCTACAGCTGCAGAAGGATTTCGTTCCCGCGCAGACTGCTCTCAGTTCATTGTTGATGCAACGTGGACGTTTCGAGGACGCGATCCAGTTTGCGCGGAGCATTCAGGCTGAACGGCCCAGCGCTGCGATCGGCTTCGTCCTCGAGGGAGAAGTGTATGAGGTGCAGAAGCGCTGGGATGCCGCAGTCGCAGCCTATCGCGAAGCTGCGAAGCGTCAGGACATCAGCGCGATTGCAGTCGCGCTGTACCGGGTACGCTCGAAGTCCGGCGATTCCAACAAAGCACTTGGCGAGCTCGAGTCGTGGCTCGCAAAGAATCCGCAGGACCGCGTCGTCCGTCACCTTGTTGCCTCGGCGTATCTTTCAGCAGGCGACGTGAAAGCGGCGGTAAAACACTTCGAGGCGCTGGTCAAGGCGAATGAACGAGACGCCGATGCATTCAATGGTCTGGCATGGGCATCGTTTCAACTCAAGGACCCGCAAGCAATCCAGTTCGCCGAGTCGGCTTTCAAGCTGGACCCCCGGTCACCATTTGTGCAAGATACGCTCGGATGGCTTCTCACGCAGAAGGGCGAGACGAATCGCGGTCTGGAGTTGTTGCGAGCTGCGAGCAAGGCGTTGCCGCAGAACTCTGATGTTCGATACCACTTGGCAGTGGCGCTGGTTGGCACGGGGGACCGTACGGAAGCCCGGAAGGAACTGGAATCGGCGCTCGCCGCCAAAGGCGAGTTCTCGACTCGGCAGGAAGCTAAGGCGTTGCTTGCATCATTGAATTGA
- a CDS encoding PEP-CTERM sorting domain-containing protein, with the protein MLKMKKIAGSVGAALALAYAVPSAAVISSPGALGEAFMHFTNFQIVTGDGALGTTGAPIGTLPPGTLTFSGFETATTQAVLNGVPGTATGNGSFALGTGFTAQTLVGAGFAPLGPLLPQTGNPPALQSGGGGYSSSLGDSTQGTAEVYLHSLSQLAGSGDTNASGDQDVQATFNLTVGGPGALLQLNFNLDRFIRAGLGQTDTKTLGQTTFSVSVTDDATGTTIYNWTPNGLFVPGTALGDTSGTCVSATPLAGDCITYADPFSMQDGRTTNGVIDDKILNQSGYFESELFLASGDYSFSISSNATSNASIIPEPGSIALLGLGLLGLGLVSRRSRAV; encoded by the coding sequence ATGTTGAAAATGAAGAAGATCGCCGGATCCGTAGGAGCGGCGCTGGCTTTAGCCTACGCCGTCCCTTCGGCCGCGGTAATTTCCTCGCCCGGAGCATTGGGCGAGGCGTTTATGCATTTCACTAACTTCCAGATCGTCACTGGCGACGGCGCCCTTGGTACCACGGGTGCTCCCATCGGGACCCTTCCACCGGGCACTCTGACGTTCAGTGGTTTCGAAACAGCAACGACTCAGGCGGTCCTGAACGGGGTACCGGGAACAGCAACTGGCAACGGATCCTTCGCCCTTGGCACCGGCTTCACCGCGCAGACCCTCGTCGGCGCTGGCTTCGCCCCCTTGGGACCGCTGCTTCCGCAGACCGGAAACCCCCCTGCGCTACAGTCTGGCGGCGGTGGATATTCTTCGTCGCTCGGTGACTCCACTCAAGGAACGGCTGAAGTCTATCTCCATTCTCTCTCCCAGCTGGCAGGCAGCGGCGATACCAATGCGTCGGGGGACCAGGATGTCCAGGCAACTTTCAACCTCACCGTTGGCGGCCCTGGCGCTCTGCTTCAGCTGAACTTTAATCTCGATCGCTTCATCCGCGCAGGTTTGGGCCAGACCGACACAAAGACGTTGGGACAGACCACGTTTTCCGTTTCGGTGACGGACGACGCTACCGGCACGACGATCTACAACTGGACCCCGAACGGACTCTTCGTCCCCGGCACAGCGCTGGGCGATACGAGCGGAACCTGTGTCTCGGCTACTCCCCTGGCCGGCGACTGCATTACGTACGCTGATCCGTTCAGCATGCAGGATGGACGCACGACCAACGGCGTAATTGACGACAAGATCCTGAACCAGTCCGGCTACTTCGAGTCCGAGTTGTTCCTCGCGTCAGGCGACTACAGCTTTTCGATCTCGAGCAATGCAACATCGAATGCGTCGATTATTCCCGAACCCGGCAGCATCGCGCTGCTCGGCTTGGGATTGCTCGGACTCGGCTTGGTTTCTCGCCGGAGCCGCGCTGTTTAG
- a CDS encoding AMP-binding protein: MAISEETVPALLRARAQESPNAVAFAYESDGGWQEIQWHEFLRQVETLAFALRSRGLKAGDHVGILAPTSLAWELVHHAVLSAGGVVVGLEPHDIAERLQTIAEHADLSILVAGDKDLLKKLSASFLARMKLVVLLEGPPDETDVVKVVPFRALLGKTGETASETATAAPNAAATLIYTSGTTGQPKGILYRHAQVTLAVRAITEAYPSLPVGARLVCWLPLSNLFQRIMNLAAVATGGTVFLVSNPLAVLKALPHARPDVFIGVPRFFEKLHAGIVQEIEKKGPLLGKALRAAIAIGDKFARTCREERPVSPALRVAHFSADKLVLRRLRQAMGGQVQFMVTGSAPTPRRLLEFFDAIGLPLYEAYGLSENIVPMALNRPGLSRHGTVGTPLPENSLMLDEDGELLVKGAGVFAGYHRDSRTDMFNAEGYYKTGDYASIESDRFLRLLGRKSEIIKTSTGRRIAPAGIEAKLELSPYVERAMALGSGRKCLTAVLTLSTPTSAKTTGTGNPVSGADHPAPSEAAAIDSVAVFARELAEHERPAGYIVLRRPLSIEAGELTPNLKIKRKAIEDKFAEQIDALYDLIERRREAEPVFIRAE, encoded by the coding sequence ATGGCGATTAGCGAGGAAACGGTTCCCGCGCTGCTGCGTGCACGGGCACAAGAATCGCCGAATGCGGTTGCCTTCGCATATGAAAGCGACGGTGGCTGGCAGGAAATTCAGTGGCATGAATTCCTGCGGCAGGTAGAGACTCTGGCATTCGCCCTGAGATCACGCGGGCTGAAGGCAGGCGATCACGTCGGAATCCTTGCGCCCACCAGCCTCGCCTGGGAGTTGGTACATCATGCGGTCCTTTCCGCGGGCGGCGTGGTCGTTGGTTTAGAGCCTCACGACATTGCGGAGCGCCTCCAAACGATCGCCGAGCATGCCGATCTCAGCATTCTGGTGGCTGGAGACAAGGACCTGCTGAAGAAGCTCTCCGCTTCCTTTCTTGCCCGCATGAAGCTCGTGGTTCTGTTGGAGGGCCCGCCGGATGAGACGGACGTTGTCAAAGTCGTCCCATTCCGAGCGTTGTTGGGAAAGACCGGCGAGACCGCAAGTGAGACCGCCACGGCGGCTCCGAACGCAGCTGCCACATTGATCTATACCTCGGGCACGACCGGCCAACCCAAGGGAATTCTCTATCGTCACGCCCAAGTAACGCTCGCCGTGCGTGCGATCACCGAAGCTTACCCTTCCCTGCCGGTCGGCGCCCGCCTCGTCTGCTGGTTGCCACTATCCAACCTCTTCCAGCGGATAATGAACCTCGCTGCCGTTGCAACCGGTGGCACCGTTTTCCTGGTAAGCAACCCGCTCGCAGTGTTGAAGGCATTGCCGCATGCCCGACCGGACGTGTTCATTGGAGTCCCTCGTTTTTTCGAGAAGCTCCACGCGGGGATCGTGCAGGAGATAGAAAAGAAGGGGCCTTTGCTCGGCAAAGCCCTACGCGCTGCCATCGCAATCGGCGACAAATTCGCGCGCACCTGCAGGGAAGAAAGGCCCGTCTCGCCTGCGCTTCGCGTGGCGCATTTCTCGGCGGACAAGCTGGTCCTGAGGCGATTGCGTCAAGCGATGGGCGGCCAAGTGCAGTTCATGGTAACGGGTTCCGCCCCTACACCAAGGCGACTGCTGGAATTTTTCGACGCCATTGGCCTGCCGCTGTACGAAGCCTATGGGCTGAGTGAGAACATCGTTCCAATGGCCCTCAATCGGCCCGGGCTGTCTCGTCACGGCACCGTAGGAACGCCCTTGCCCGAAAATTCGCTCATGTTGGACGAGGATGGTGAATTGCTGGTGAAAGGTGCCGGCGTCTTCGCGGGCTATCACCGGGATAGCCGCACCGACATGTTCAATGCGGAAGGTTATTACAAGACCGGCGACTACGCCTCGATCGAATCCGACCGGTTCCTGCGGCTGCTCGGCCGCAAGTCGGAGATCATCAAGACGTCTACCGGCCGAAGGATTGCGCCTGCCGGTATAGAGGCAAAGCTCGAACTATCTCCGTACGTAGAGCGAGCAATGGCCCTGGGATCGGGAAGGAAATGCCTGACTGCAGTGCTGACGCTCTCCACTCCTACTTCTGCAAAAACAACGGGGACCGGAAATCCCGTGTCTGGCGCAGATCACCCGGCCCCATCGGAGGCGGCCGCGATTGACAGCGTGGCCGTGTTCGCTCGCGAGCTAGCGGAGCACGAACGGCCCGCCGGGTACATCGTGTTGCGCCGACCCTTGTCGATTGAAGCCGGCGAGCTCACGCCGAACCTCAAGATCAAACGTAAGGCGATCGAGGACAAGTTTGCTGAGCAGATCGATGCGCTTTACGACCTCATCGAGCGCCGACGAGAGGCGGAGCCAGTGTTCATTCGGGCCGAGTGA
- a CDS encoding NAD-dependent epimerase/dehydratase family protein, which yields MKAVFLTGATGAIGSALAPLYLDEPDTRLALLLRAKRGRDVTGRLQELGQFWGLEKGDGRWQRIEAIVGDASRPRFGIADEQYERLSRSTTHIVHCAGAVKMTLPLEEARAHAVVPARSALDLADACHRAGKLHAVDIVSTVGVGGRTPGVIPERPMPEVRAFHNTYEQAKAEAEHLVFDRWADLPVTVHRPSMVVGESGSGKIIHFQVFYHLCEFLSGQRTYGLMPVLQHATLDTIPADYVSKAIHWSSHNPGRQRILHLCSGSQNAVPLPTLVDHVRVRAERAGSRLPRVRYVPLAVFRIATPVLALIAPAKVKRALSSLDLFLAYLEELQTFDNANTRALLGPEEIRVPAVESYLDRVLDYYHEKKASSTSASIAVENEVGSLGRGHS from the coding sequence ATGAAAGCGGTATTCCTGACCGGCGCTACCGGCGCCATAGGAAGTGCCCTGGCTCCCCTTTATCTGGACGAGCCGGATACCAGGCTCGCCCTTCTGCTGCGTGCCAAGCGTGGACGCGATGTGACCGGGCGGCTGCAGGAGCTCGGCCAATTCTGGGGCCTGGAAAAAGGTGACGGCCGCTGGCAGCGGATCGAAGCGATCGTGGGCGATGCGTCCCGGCCCCGATTCGGCATTGCGGACGAACAGTACGAGCGCTTGTCCCGCAGCACGACGCATATCGTTCACTGTGCCGGTGCGGTGAAGATGACGCTTCCGCTGGAGGAGGCGCGCGCCCACGCAGTCGTTCCTGCCCGATCGGCACTCGACCTGGCAGACGCTTGCCATCGGGCGGGCAAGCTGCACGCCGTCGATATCGTCAGTACGGTCGGCGTGGGTGGACGGACGCCCGGGGTCATCCCCGAGCGTCCGATGCCCGAGGTGCGCGCCTTTCACAACACCTACGAGCAGGCGAAAGCCGAAGCGGAGCATCTGGTATTCGACCGATGGGCTGACCTTCCTGTGACGGTCCACCGGCCCAGCATGGTGGTAGGCGAATCGGGCAGCGGGAAGATCATTCACTTCCAGGTCTTCTACCATTTGTGCGAGTTTCTGTCGGGACAGCGGACGTATGGCCTGATGCCGGTCCTACAGCATGCAACGCTCGACACCATCCCCGCCGATTACGTCTCCAAAGCCATTCATTGGTCATCGCATAATCCCGGGCGGCAGAGAATCCTGCACCTTTGTTCCGGATCTCAAAACGCGGTTCCATTACCGACCTTGGTGGATCATGTCCGCGTCCGAGCCGAACGCGCCGGAAGCCGATTGCCTCGAGTTCGCTACGTGCCGCTCGCCGTTTTCCGGATCGCGACGCCGGTGCTCGCGCTCATCGCACCAGCCAAGGTCAAGCGGGCACTGTCCAGTCTCGACCTGTTTCTGGCTTACCTCGAAGAGCTGCAAACGTTCGATAACGCGAATACGCGAGCCCTGCTCGGGCCTGAGGAGATCCGCGTGCCTGCAGTGGAGAGCTATCTGGACCGCGTCCTCGACTACTACCACGAGAAGAAAGCGAGCTCCACCTCCGCTTCCATCGCTGTCGAGAACGAAGTGGGCAGCCTCGGCCGAGGACATTCATGA
- a CDS encoding PEP-CTERM/exosortase system-associated acyltransferase, with protein MVAAFTSVARNSGILRFVNDLALTRSAYRALAGYMFHKYFNAVTAADDERRSEVFRIRYDVYCDELRFEDPARFPDRQETDAFDPFSLHCLLLHKASSTYAGCVRLVQVNPEKPDEPLPFERLCKGRMYEDKLALLVPDRTKVGEISRLAVRSSFRRRKGENTVPGGIVEERRGPIGGMRTPWIALGLYLSAAAIGLIKGLNGVFALMEPRLARRLGTYGIRFQQVGDPVEHRGERAPFFISREDLYASVPPPVRGLLEVIESDLRRTGAEQLVKSR; from the coding sequence ATGGTGGCAGCGTTCACTTCGGTCGCACGTAATAGTGGCATCCTTCGCTTCGTCAACGATCTCGCGCTTACCCGATCCGCGTATCGCGCGCTCGCCGGATACATGTTCCACAAGTACTTCAATGCAGTAACCGCCGCCGATGACGAGCGCCGCAGTGAAGTGTTCAGGATTCGCTACGACGTCTATTGCGACGAGCTGCGCTTCGAAGATCCCGCCCGCTTTCCCGACAGGCAGGAGACCGACGCCTTCGATCCCTTTTCGCTCCATTGTCTATTGTTGCACAAGGCGAGCAGCACTTACGCCGGCTGCGTGCGCCTGGTCCAGGTCAATCCGGAAAAGCCCGACGAGCCGTTACCGTTCGAGCGCCTGTGCAAAGGCCGAATGTATGAGGACAAGCTCGCGCTGCTGGTCCCCGACCGTACCAAGGTCGGCGAGATCTCGCGCCTGGCGGTGCGTTCGTCCTTCCGGCGCCGTAAAGGCGAAAACACGGTCCCTGGCGGCATCGTCGAGGAACGGCGCGGCCCCATCGGCGGGATGCGCACGCCCTGGATCGCGCTCGGCTTGTACCTGTCCGCCGCGGCGATTGGATTGATCAAGGGCTTGAACGGCGTATTCGCACTGATGGAGCCGCGGCTTGCCCGCCGATTGGGTACGTACGGGATCCGCTTCCAGCAGGTGGGCGATCCGGTCGAGCACCGCGGCGAACGCGCACCGTTTTTCATCTCGCGCGAAGATCTCTATGCCAGTGTGCCGCCACCCGTGCGGGGATTGCTCGAGGTCATCGAATCGGACTTGCGCCGCACCGGGG